The following proteins are encoded in a genomic region of Gimesia algae:
- the dnaE gene encoding DNA polymerase III subunit alpha gives MSDPRPFAHLHCHTHFSMLDGASRIPEMVSKVKEAGMNSLAITDHGNLYGAMDFYQQCRSQDVNPILGLEAYIAPRSRFEKGASRMKEASFHLTLLAQNRKGFENLIKLSSTSYLEGFYYKPRIDKEILESHSEGLILLTGCAAGELSHHILGEDWEEAEKLCAWYEKVFGDRVYMEIQNAGLEIQRQCLEGTVDLANKMGLPLVATNDAHYVDQKDAEAQDVLLCVSTRAVVSDEKRMKMTGDQFFVRTQDEMYNAFPGLEDAVARTQELAERVDIQMSDKKFYPVFQPPDNLTDTQYLRKLCEERLPLKYGDELTQAHWDRLHLELGVIEQMGYSSYFLIVWDFVQFAENEGIPCTARGSACGAIVAFLLGMSQVCPLKYDLLFERFLDPSRSEPPDIDIDFCRDRRQLVIDYTKQKYGEKSVAQIGTFGTLKAKAAIRDVGRALGVPLARVNEIAKMIPDSLGIKLKDALKESPDLQSAYDQDSEIQRLLDLAMQLEGLCRSAGTHAAGVVVADLPLSEVVPLQSITGKTDIITQWDGPTVESVGLLKMDFLGLRNLTILDKAVQNVKKHRGIDINPHKLPLDDKETFELLQRGETKGIFQLESGGMRDLLTKMKPDKFEDIIATSALYRPGPLEGGMVMQYVDVKNNRIPIPKVHPIVDEILDETYGVMVYQEQVMRILNRVGGIELSAAYRCIKAISKKKLKIIADFRDQYLEGAEKSGVDVKLATDLFEMIEKFAGYGFNKSHSTAYGGVAYATAYLKAHYPKEFMAALLSCGMESHERINEHVDDCRRMKIEVLPPDINRSEVEFSVDGEKIRFGMGAIKGVGEQVLDAVVQERDENGPFTSLYNLCERVDPKTLNKSTLEILIKAGALNSLGGNQAQLMLTVERAVQSALNIHRDRARGQKSLFGDEPVDEETGVAEEASLPEAEDWPRAQKLGAEKEVFGFYLTSHPLAEMGTGLTKYAQNQTNELAEMDDRVEVILAGMVSSIKMAATKKPSKNGNTRYVNFDLEDPHGLVRCIMWPEQFASMGEKVKLEAMVIIKGKIDKRGREPNVIVDQLLTLNDARKQFTDRLAINFKRGVHNRQDMVNVHDVLTQFPGQTEVILVVDSVDQEKPDTQLRYVLNPPGSLRVSCSNEFETQLTAVIGQSHIHFHTPVKKKNTNGSMAR, from the coding sequence ATGAGCGACCCCAGACCTTTTGCTCACCTGCATTGTCACACTCACTTCAGTATGCTGGATGGTGCCAGCCGCATCCCCGAGATGGTGAGTAAAGTCAAAGAAGCGGGTATGAATTCGCTCGCGATTACTGACCACGGCAACCTGTACGGCGCAATGGATTTCTATCAGCAGTGCCGCAGTCAGGACGTGAATCCCATCCTGGGACTGGAAGCATACATTGCCCCTCGCAGCCGCTTTGAAAAAGGGGCTTCCCGGATGAAAGAGGCCAGCTTTCATCTGACGCTGCTGGCCCAGAACCGGAAGGGTTTTGAAAATCTGATCAAACTTTCATCCACATCCTATCTGGAAGGATTCTATTATAAACCGCGTATCGACAAGGAAATTCTCGAGTCACACAGCGAAGGGCTGATCCTGCTGACCGGCTGTGCCGCCGGTGAACTGTCGCACCACATTCTGGGAGAAGACTGGGAAGAGGCGGAAAAATTATGCGCCTGGTATGAAAAAGTGTTTGGCGACCGGGTCTATATGGAAATCCAGAATGCAGGCCTGGAAATTCAGCGGCAGTGCCTGGAAGGAACTGTTGACCTGGCCAACAAAATGGGCTTACCACTGGTCGCAACAAATGATGCGCACTATGTCGATCAAAAAGATGCCGAAGCGCAGGATGTTCTGCTATGCGTGAGTACCCGTGCCGTCGTCAGTGATGAAAAACGCATGAAAATGACGGGCGACCAGTTCTTTGTGCGGACACAGGATGAGATGTATAACGCCTTCCCCGGACTGGAAGATGCGGTCGCCCGCACACAGGAACTGGCAGAACGGGTCGACATCCAGATGTCGGACAAAAAGTTCTACCCGGTATTTCAACCGCCTGATAACTTGACCGACACCCAGTACCTGCGAAAACTTTGCGAAGAACGTCTCCCATTAAAATACGGTGATGAACTGACGCAGGCCCATTGGGATCGACTCCATCTGGAACTGGGCGTGATCGAACAGATGGGTTATTCCAGTTACTTCCTGATCGTCTGGGATTTCGTGCAGTTTGCCGAAAACGAAGGTATTCCCTGTACGGCCCGTGGATCAGCGTGCGGTGCCATCGTCGCGTTTCTACTCGGGATGTCTCAAGTCTGCCCACTCAAGTACGACCTGCTGTTTGAACGGTTTCTGGACCCCAGTCGTTCGGAACCCCCCGATATCGATATCGACTTCTGTCGCGACCGCCGCCAGTTGGTGATCGATTATACCAAACAGAAATACGGCGAGAAAAGTGTCGCCCAGATTGGGACTTTTGGTACCCTGAAAGCCAAAGCAGCCATTCGCGATGTAGGACGAGCACTCGGCGTTCCCCTGGCACGCGTCAACGAAATTGCCAAGATGATTCCCGATTCACTGGGAATCAAACTTAAAGATGCTTTGAAAGAAAGTCCCGACCTGCAGTCTGCGTACGATCAGGATTCAGAGATCCAACGTCTGCTCGACCTGGCAATGCAGCTGGAAGGTCTATGTCGCAGTGCAGGTACCCACGCAGCAGGCGTCGTCGTGGCTGACCTGCCTCTCTCCGAAGTCGTTCCGCTCCAGTCGATTACCGGCAAGACCGACATCATCACACAATGGGATGGTCCCACCGTCGAATCGGTGGGGCTGCTCAAGATGGACTTTCTGGGGCTGCGCAACCTGACGATTCTGGACAAAGCCGTTCAAAACGTTAAAAAACATCGCGGTATCGATATCAATCCGCATAAGCTGCCACTGGATGACAAGGAAACCTTCGAGCTGCTCCAGCGGGGAGAAACGAAAGGAATCTTCCAGTTGGAAAGCGGCGGGATGCGGGACTTGCTGACCAAAATGAAGCCAGACAAGTTCGAAGATATCATCGCAACCTCCGCTCTGTACCGTCCCGGCCCTCTGGAAGGCGGGATGGTGATGCAGTATGTCGATGTAAAAAACAACCGGATCCCAATTCCCAAAGTCCATCCGATCGTGGATGAAATCCTGGATGAAACCTATGGCGTGATGGTTTACCAGGAACAGGTCATGCGGATTCTGAACCGCGTGGGTGGCATCGAACTTTCTGCCGCGTACCGCTGTATTAAAGCCATCAGTAAGAAAAAACTGAAAATCATCGCTGACTTCAGGGATCAGTACCTCGAAGGCGCCGAAAAAAGTGGCGTGGATGTCAAACTGGCCACTGACCTGTTCGAAATGATCGAAAAATTCGCGGGCTACGGGTTCAATAAATCACACTCGACCGCCTACGGTGGAGTCGCGTATGCAACCGCTTATCTGAAAGCGCATTATCCCAAAGAATTCATGGCGGCATTACTCTCCTGCGGTATGGAAAGTCATGAACGAATCAACGAACACGTTGATGACTGCCGCCGTATGAAGATTGAAGTGCTCCCGCCTGATATTAATCGCTCCGAAGTGGAATTCAGTGTAGATGGTGAAAAAATCCGCTTCGGAATGGGGGCAATCAAAGGGGTCGGCGAACAGGTACTCGATGCGGTCGTCCAGGAGCGCGATGAGAACGGACCATTTACCAGTCTGTATAATCTATGTGAACGCGTCGATCCCAAAACGCTTAATAAGAGCACGCTCGAAATCCTGATCAAAGCAGGGGCCCTCAACAGTCTTGGTGGAAATCAGGCCCAGTTGATGCTTACGGTAGAGCGTGCAGTTCAATCCGCATTGAACATCCATCGCGACCGGGCACGCGGACAGAAAAGTCTGTTTGGCGACGAACCGGTTGATGAAGAAACCGGTGTAGCGGAAGAAGCATCATTGCCGGAAGCAGAAGACTGGCCGCGTGCACAAAAACTGGGCGCTGAAAAAGAAGTGTTTGGCTTTTATCTCACCTCCCACCCCCTGGCGGAAATGGGAACCGGACTTACTAAATATGCACAGAATCAGACCAATGAACTGGCAGAAATGGATGATCGGGTCGAAGTCATCCTGGCCGGTATGGTCTCCTCTATCAAAATGGCAGCCACTAAGAAGCCCAGCAAAAATGGAAACACCCGCTATGTGAACTTTGACCTCGAAGACCCGCACGGACTGGTTCGCTGCATTATGTGGCCTGAACAGTTTGCATCAATGGGGGAAAAAGTCAAACTGGAAGCCATGGTGATTATCAAAGGTAAAATCGACAAACGGGGCAGGGAACCAAATGTGATTGTCGATCAGCTGCTCACTTTGAATGATGCCCGGAAACAATTCACAGACCGCCTGGCCATCAATTTTAAACGGGGAGTACATAACAGGCAGGACATGGTCAATGTCCACGATGTACTGACACAGTTTCCAGGTCAGACTGAAGTTATTCTGGTCGTTGATTCGGTGGATCAAGAGAAACCTGACACACAATTACGGTATGTACTCAATCCTCCAGGGAGCCTGCGTGTTTCCTGCAGCAATGAATTCGAAACACAGTTAACTGCCGTCATAGGCCAGAGCCATATTCACTTTCATACACCAGTCAAGAAAAAAAATACGAATGGAAGTATGGCCCGGTAA
- the bioB gene encoding biotin synthase BioB translates to MNNPVTSSPSRWQSLADQVLSGYQISREEGLEILSSSDDELLDLLSATYRIRQKHFGKQVQLYYLKNAKSGLCPEDCGYCSQARGSKADIPKYRMLNEEKLLEGAKAADEAKAGTYCIVASGRGPTDKEVDHVASVVEKIKSSFDLRICCCLGLLNEDQAKRLQQAGVNRINHNLNTSREYYEKICTTHTYEDRLQTLKVAREAGMELCSGLIVGMGEVAEDIVDATFELRELETKSIPVNFLNSIDGTSLEAVDELDPRYCLKALCLFRMAHPATEIRIAGGREVNLRSMQAMGLYAANSMFVSDYLTTKGQAAEADYEMIADLGFEVIISGHEMDATTGEPSELATQAESC, encoded by the coding sequence ATGAACAATCCGGTCACTTCATCTCCTTCACGCTGGCAGTCACTCGCTGATCAGGTTTTATCTGGTTACCAGATTTCCCGTGAAGAAGGGTTGGAAATCTTAAGCTCAAGTGATGATGAATTGCTGGACCTGCTGTCTGCCACCTATCGCATCCGACAGAAACATTTTGGCAAACAGGTACAACTCTACTACCTGAAAAATGCCAAAAGCGGTCTCTGCCCGGAAGATTGTGGCTACTGTTCACAGGCACGTGGATCAAAGGCGGATATTCCTAAATACCGCATGCTCAACGAAGAAAAATTGCTCGAAGGTGCCAAAGCAGCTGATGAAGCAAAAGCGGGAACCTACTGTATCGTCGCCAGTGGACGTGGCCCGACAGATAAAGAAGTAGACCACGTGGCGTCGGTCGTGGAAAAAATCAAATCCTCGTTTGATTTGCGCATCTGCTGCTGCCTGGGTCTGCTGAATGAAGATCAGGCGAAACGACTGCAACAGGCTGGCGTGAATCGCATCAACCATAATTTGAATACCAGTCGCGAATATTACGAAAAAATCTGCACCACTCATACCTATGAAGATCGCCTGCAGACGTTGAAAGTGGCCCGGGAAGCCGGCATGGAACTCTGCAGTGGCCTGATTGTGGGTATGGGCGAAGTTGCTGAAGATATCGTGGACGCTACTTTTGAACTCCGCGAGCTGGAAACCAAATCCATCCCCGTTAACTTCCTGAATTCCATTGATGGAACCTCGCTGGAAGCGGTCGATGAACTCGACCCCCGATATTGCCTGAAAGCACTCTGCCTGTTCCGGATGGCGCATCCTGCGACAGAAATTCGGATTGCCGGTGGCCGCGAGGTCAATCTACGATCGATGCAGGCCATGGGGCTCTATGCTGCCAACTCCATGTTCGTCAGTGATTATCTGACAACCAAAGGCCAGGCTGCTGAAGCAGACTATGAAATGATCGCCGACCTGGGATTTGAGGTGATCATTTCAGGGCATGAGATGGATGCCACCACGGGTGAACCCTCTGAACTGGCAACCCAGGCCGAATCCTGCTGA
- a CDS encoding NAD-dependent epimerase/dehydratase family protein, with product MTVQSEQKLLVTGGTGLVGSHVIQRARQAGIPTVALVRSLDQAKYLKEFDAELIEGDLTDKKTLRDVLNGITIVVHTAAKVGDWGSVDEYRKTNVTGLQNLLTALETQCLIKHLIHISSLGVYEARDHYGTDETEAPHAAGIDGYTLSKIESEQLLRQHSIPYTILRPGFIYGPRDRTVLPRILERLKSGRFAYLGSPDKLMNNTYVEHLVDAIFLALFNEDALSQTYNITDVSLVSKREFISTIAELAEYQTPQKVVPLPVARNLARLMEGLWRFLGKKQAPILSQARIKFLGLNLDFSSQKAQQELNYQPQKTFQQSMGATIEWFRTHHKLP from the coding sequence ATGACCGTTCAATCGGAACAAAAACTGCTTGTAACTGGGGGGACAGGTCTGGTTGGCAGCCATGTCATTCAACGGGCACGACAGGCAGGAATACCAACGGTCGCACTGGTTCGCTCGCTCGATCAGGCAAAGTACCTGAAAGAATTCGACGCCGAGCTGATTGAAGGTGATTTAACCGATAAAAAAACTCTGCGTGATGTCCTCAACGGCATTACGATCGTTGTACATACCGCAGCCAAAGTTGGTGACTGGGGGAGTGTTGACGAGTATCGAAAAACCAACGTCACCGGCTTACAGAATCTGCTGACAGCGCTGGAAACGCAATGCCTGATCAAGCATTTGATTCATATCAGTTCGCTGGGAGTCTACGAAGCCCGCGATCATTATGGGACTGACGAAACAGAGGCCCCCCACGCCGCCGGCATTGATGGATATACACTCAGCAAAATTGAATCAGAACAACTGCTGCGGCAGCATTCGATTCCCTATACCATTTTACGCCCCGGTTTCATTTATGGCCCCCGCGACAGGACTGTCCTGCCACGAATTCTGGAACGATTGAAGTCGGGTCGATTCGCCTACCTGGGCAGCCCGGATAAGCTGATGAACAATACCTATGTCGAACATCTGGTCGATGCCATATTCCTGGCTCTGTTCAACGAAGACGCTTTGAGTCAGACATATAATATCACAGATGTCTCATTGGTCAGTAAACGCGAATTTATCTCTACAATCGCGGAACTGGCCGAGTACCAGACTCCCCAAAAGGTCGTTCCGCTGCCCGTCGCCAGAAACCTGGCCCGACTGATGGAAGGTCTCTGGAGATTTCTAGGAAAAAAACAGGCCCCGATCCTGTCACAGGCACGCATCAAATTTCTGGGCCTGAACCTGGATTTCAGTTCTCAGAAAGCGCAACAGGAGCTGAATTACCAGCCACAAAAAACCTTTCAGCAGTCCATGGGTGCCACAATCGAATGGTTTCGAACCCATCATAAATTACCATGA
- a CDS encoding DUF1559 domain-containing protein, translated as MKRCSGTPKRGFTLIELLVVIAIIAILIALLLPAVQQAREAARRSTCKNSLKQIGIAIHNYADTHRVFPLGNVNTASSTTDYNWAWSTFLLPFVDQAPLYNTINPNGGLLMPVATFTYGTTPNALQTAIPVYRCPSSIVPVVNNLRTDGSNNGYGALSYPAVSGHIASLTGTPVYTYQYKGSFYPRSSVRFRDFTDGTSNTILVGERAFQQTGSTITQPSAAIWAGGRTNGTGSTTGTITSTVGGLEQDTTGVVSQATNINQKTSGSAPHRGFSSQHVGGCHFLLGDGTVRFISENINSSDYNSTAGAAAMGTYQKLAIINDGQVLGEF; from the coding sequence ATGAAGAGATGTTCCGGAACCCCCAAACGCGGGTTCACACTGATCGAACTACTTGTGGTAATTGCAATCATTGCGATCTTGATTGCGTTACTCCTTCCCGCTGTTCAACAGGCACGTGAAGCCGCTCGGCGATCCACCTGCAAAAATAGCCTCAAGCAAATTGGCATCGCCATTCACAACTACGCTGATACTCACAGAGTATTCCCACTTGGTAATGTAAACACAGCCAGTTCTACTACTGATTACAACTGGGCCTGGTCAACATTCCTGCTGCCGTTCGTTGACCAAGCACCGCTCTACAATACCATCAACCCTAATGGTGGATTGCTGATGCCAGTGGCAACCTTTACCTACGGTACAACTCCCAACGCTCTCCAGACTGCGATTCCCGTGTATCGATGCCCTTCCTCGATCGTGCCTGTGGTCAACAACCTGCGTACTGACGGCTCAAACAACGGCTATGGTGCTCTGAGCTACCCTGCTGTTTCAGGCCATATTGCTTCTCTGACAGGCACGCCTGTTTACACCTATCAGTACAAGGGAAGTTTCTACCCCAGAAGCAGTGTTCGTTTCCGTGATTTCACAGACGGCACATCTAACACGATCCTGGTCGGTGAACGTGCCTTCCAGCAGACTGGCAGCACAATTACACAGCCATCTGCTGCCATCTGGGCTGGTGGACGTACCAATGGAACAGGTAGTACTACTGGCACCATCACCAGCACTGTCGGTGGTCTGGAGCAGGATACAACAGGTGTTGTTTCTCAAGCGACCAACATCAATCAGAAAACATCCGGATCTGCTCCTCATCGTGGTTTCAGTAGCCAGCACGTAGGTGGATGCCACTTCCTGCTGGGTGATGGTACCGTCCGATTCATCAGCGAGAACATCAATTCATCTGACTACAATTCCACAGCAGGTGCTGCTGCCATGGGTACCTATCAGAAACTTGCCATCATCAATGATGGTCAGGTTCTGGGTGAATTCTAA
- a CDS encoding terpene cyclase/mutase family protein, protein MNSGRLRASDLSGNPEPDHGTAPTFKIFPSTETAPFDHPEQLLKGITRSRDYLLSLQHEEGYWVGELEGDSILESEYILLLTFLGKQNSEEAVQAANYLMDTQMPSGGWNMYPKGPIEISASVKAYFALKLTGHSPTEEYMQRARIAILAAGGVEAVNSFTRFYLALLGVIPYSKCPAVPPELMLIPRWMPFNIFEMSAWSRTILVPLSILWAYRPSITLPAEQGITELFTGRPEDYPRTIPKSEALDSLTKKTWFNWHGFFQVVDQGIKLVENLGLKPFRKQAVTRAHQWMTERFEKSDGLGAIFPPIIWTVIALKCLGQDESSPGIQRALRELKKLQIKEGDRVRLQPCKSPVWDTALSTIALREAGVSNRHPAIRKCVKWLLSQEARQPGDWVNSSKSQTPGGWYFEFNNEFYPDVDDTAMVIMALRRCMPKTLKHDRWLTDFLVTPEWNPYDEELDTEAIVIGRSESREQAYADLDLLEPMIGAIQRGMQWMLGMQNKDGGWGAFDRDNDRELFTQVPFADHNAMVDPSTADLTARVLEAFADVQLPLTHPACQKALEYVWSQQEDDHCWYGRWGVNYLYGTWQSIVGLTNIGIPADDPRIVRAVGWLKSHQQPSGGWGETADSYADPTLRGQGAETPSQTAWALMGLMAADEIDSAAVRRGIHYLLETQKTDGNWDEEPFTGTGFPKVFYLKYHLYRTYFPLMALARFERLRR, encoded by the coding sequence ATGAATTCAGGCAGACTGAGAGCCAGTGATTTGTCCGGCAACCCCGAGCCCGATCACGGAACAGCCCCCACCTTCAAGATTTTCCCCAGCACGGAAACCGCGCCCTTCGATCATCCAGAGCAGTTGCTCAAAGGGATTACCCGTTCACGCGATTACCTGCTGTCGCTGCAGCATGAAGAGGGCTACTGGGTAGGAGAACTCGAAGGGGATTCGATCCTGGAGTCTGAATACATTCTGCTGCTCACTTTTCTGGGAAAACAGAATTCAGAGGAAGCAGTTCAGGCTGCTAATTACCTGATGGATACTCAGATGCCCTCAGGGGGCTGGAACATGTATCCAAAAGGCCCGATCGAAATCAGCGCCTCAGTCAAAGCATACTTCGCACTCAAGTTGACAGGCCACTCGCCGACAGAGGAGTACATGCAACGCGCCCGGATCGCGATTCTGGCTGCAGGAGGAGTCGAAGCCGTCAACAGTTTCACTCGCTTCTATCTGGCCTTACTCGGGGTCATTCCCTATTCCAAGTGCCCGGCTGTTCCGCCGGAACTGATGCTGATTCCGCGCTGGATGCCTTTCAATATTTTTGAAATGTCAGCCTGGTCCCGTACGATTCTGGTTCCCTTAAGCATCCTCTGGGCCTATCGGCCTTCAATCACCCTGCCGGCAGAGCAGGGGATCACCGAACTCTTTACAGGACGACCGGAAGACTATCCCAGGACAATCCCCAAGTCAGAGGCATTAGATTCACTCACGAAGAAAACCTGGTTTAACTGGCATGGTTTTTTCCAGGTTGTCGATCAGGGAATTAAACTCGTTGAAAATCTGGGGCTAAAACCATTTCGCAAGCAGGCTGTCACCAGAGCACACCAGTGGATGACCGAACGATTTGAAAAAAGTGATGGCCTGGGAGCTATTTTCCCACCCATTATCTGGACTGTCATTGCATTAAAGTGCCTGGGACAGGATGAAAGCAGCCCGGGAATTCAGCGTGCGTTACGCGAGCTGAAAAAATTACAGATCAAGGAAGGCGATCGCGTTCGCTTACAACCTTGTAAATCGCCTGTTTGGGATACTGCCCTCAGTACGATTGCTCTGCGGGAAGCAGGGGTCTCCAATCGTCACCCCGCCATCCGAAAATGTGTGAAATGGCTCCTCTCTCAGGAAGCCCGACAACCGGGAGACTGGGTAAACTCCAGTAAATCACAAACGCCGGGTGGCTGGTACTTTGAATTCAATAATGAGTTTTATCCCGATGTAGACGACACTGCGATGGTGATCATGGCACTCAGGAGGTGTATGCCTAAAACTCTCAAACATGACCGGTGGCTGACTGATTTCCTCGTCACGCCAGAATGGAACCCCTACGACGAAGAACTCGACACAGAAGCGATTGTCATAGGTCGCAGTGAGTCTCGAGAACAGGCCTATGCGGACCTCGACCTGCTGGAACCCATGATTGGCGCGATTCAGCGCGGAATGCAATGGATGCTGGGCATGCAGAATAAGGATGGCGGCTGGGGCGCCTTTGATCGAGATAATGATCGGGAACTGTTTACACAGGTCCCCTTTGCCGATCATAACGCAATGGTGGATCCCAGTACCGCCGATTTGACCGCACGCGTTCTGGAAGCATTTGCCGACGTCCAGCTACCACTCACTCATCCGGCCTGCCAAAAAGCTCTGGAATATGTCTGGAGTCAGCAAGAAGATGATCACTGCTGGTACGGCCGCTGGGGCGTGAACTATCTGTATGGAACCTGGCAGTCAATTGTGGGACTGACAAATATCGGCATCCCCGCTGATGATCCGCGAATAGTCCGAGCCGTCGGCTGGTTGAAATCTCATCAACAACCATCCGGAGGCTGGGGGGAAACTGCTGACAGTTACGCCGACCCCACTCTGCGTGGACAGGGTGCTGAAACACCCTCACAAACCGCCTGGGCTCTGATGGGACTGATGGCGGCCGATGAAATCGACTCTGCCGCCGTACGCCGGGGAATTCATTATCTGCTGGAAACACAAAAAACAGACGGAAACTGGGACGAAGAACCCTTCACCGGAACCGGTTTCCCCAAGGTCTTCTATCTCAAATATCATCTCTACCGGACCTACTTTCCACTCATGGCCCTGGCCCGTTTTGAGCGTCTACGACGCTGA
- a CDS encoding alpha/beta hydrolase: protein MKFARRVVFNLSLCLTLIACFSASTIVDAAEKEPTLLWPEGAPGAKGTEDADQPGLWIYSAPEDKRTGAGVVVCPGGGYGGLAVDTEGHQIAQFLNRNGISAFVLRYRLGRQYPHPIPMQDVQRAIRFVRKDAAKWGVDPQRIGVMGFSAGGHLASTAATHFDTGIRASSDSIDQISCRPDFAILCYPVITMSQDFGHKGSARNLLGESPDPELLKLMSNELQVTAETPPTFLFHTSDDKVVPPMNSVAFYQALNKAGVPAEMHIFRHGRHGVSLAPGYPALSVWPDLLLNWMKSSGFLTDAKRSAVEGTITVDGSPLRWGTITFKPVGEHTENKPAVCGRVLNGKFSIPEAYGPVQGTNSIEVINMGDFKPFPTQDDFKRVTQTGQIKFNIFSGKNDLALDLKSK from the coding sequence ATGAAATTTGCTCGCCGCGTTGTTTTTAATCTGAGTCTCTGCCTGACTTTGATCGCCTGTTTCAGTGCTTCGACTATTGTAGATGCTGCCGAAAAAGAGCCAACCCTGCTCTGGCCGGAAGGCGCTCCTGGTGCGAAAGGGACGGAAGACGCCGACCAACCGGGGCTCTGGATCTATTCGGCGCCTGAAGACAAGCGAACAGGGGCGGGAGTCGTGGTCTGTCCGGGTGGTGGATATGGCGGTCTGGCCGTGGATACAGAAGGACATCAGATCGCACAGTTTTTGAATCGCAACGGTATTAGCGCCTTTGTCCTGCGTTATCGCCTGGGGCGTCAGTATCCGCACCCGATTCCGATGCAGGATGTCCAGCGGGCAATTCGCTTCGTGCGAAAAGATGCTGCGAAATGGGGCGTCGATCCACAGCGGATTGGTGTGATGGGGTTTTCTGCCGGCGGTCATCTGGCGTCGACGGCAGCGACGCACTTCGATACAGGAATCAGAGCGAGTTCTGACTCCATCGATCAGATAAGTTGCCGCCCTGATTTTGCGATTTTATGTTATCCCGTGATCACCATGTCTCAGGATTTTGGGCATAAAGGTTCCGCGCGAAATCTCTTAGGTGAGAGCCCCGATCCGGAACTGCTCAAATTGATGTCGAATGAACTGCAGGTGACAGCCGAGACTCCGCCGACGTTTCTGTTTCATACCAGTGATGACAAAGTGGTACCTCCGATGAACAGTGTTGCCTTTTATCAGGCATTAAATAAAGCGGGCGTACCCGCTGAGATGCACATCTTTCGGCATGGACGGCACGGAGTAAGCCTGGCTCCTGGATATCCCGCGTTATCTGTCTGGCCGGATCTGTTGCTCAACTGGATGAAGTCATCGGGGTTTTTAACCGATGCTAAACGGAGCGCGGTTGAAGGGACGATTACGGTTGATGGGAGCCCCCTGCGTTGGGGGACGATTACCTTTAAACCGGTAGGTGAGCATACTGAAAATAAGCCTGCCGTCTGTGGCAGGGTTTTAAATGGAAAATTTTCAATTCCCGAAGCGTATGGTCCTGTGCAGGGAACTAACTCGATCGAAGTGATCAACATGGGAGATTTTAAACCGTTCCCGACCCAGGATGATTTCAAACGGGTAACGCAGACTGGCCAGATCAAATTTAATATTTTTTCAGGCAAGAATGATCTGGCACTTGATCTAAAATCAAAGTAG
- the tsaE gene encoding tRNA (adenosine(37)-N6)-threonylcarbamoyltransferase complex ATPase subunit type 1 TsaE, giving the protein MQSEIEWTFESTSELDTQRLGKQLAEYLTPGTVIALNGELGAGKTRLVQAIATALDVDPAEVTSPTFVLIQEYQGQLPLYHFDTYRLRDTDEFLELGADDLLYSDGVCLIEWADKVREVLPGDLLQINIEHTSQTTRTFRFQGQGPRSQQIVARLQTESF; this is encoded by the coding sequence TTGCAATCTGAAATTGAGTGGACCTTTGAGTCAACCAGTGAACTCGATACACAGCGCCTGGGGAAACAGCTGGCAGAATACCTGACCCCGGGAACGGTGATTGCGTTAAATGGTGAACTGGGAGCAGGTAAAACCCGTCTGGTTCAGGCGATTGCCACTGCACTGGATGTTGATCCGGCTGAAGTAACCAGCCCGACGTTTGTGCTGATTCAGGAATACCAGGGACAGCTTCCCCTGTATCACTTCGACACCTATCGCCTGCGGGATACTGACGAATTTCTCGAACTGGGAGCAGATGACCTGCTTTACTCTGATGGAGTCTGCCTGATCGAATGGGCCGACAAAGTCAGAGAGGTCCTCCCCGGTGATCTACTGCAAATCAATATTGAACACACATCGCAAACGACGCGCACATTTCGGTTTCAAGGGCAGGGGCCACGCTCTCAACAAATTGTAGCCCGACTGCAAACGGAATCATTCTGA